TGGAATTGGtgggggcagggctggaggcagctgtggaaaaatggggaaagaaattgaaaattgggaaaaaaatgggaaaattgggaaaaaaatggggaaaaaaatgggggggaaatggggaaaaaaatggggaaaaaatggggaaaaatgggaaaaaatgggaaaaaaggagaaaaaatgggaaaaaattgatttaaaaatggggggaaatgggaagaaaatggaaaaaaatggaaaaaaatggaaaaaaatggaaaaaaaaaatgaaaaaaatgaaaaaaaaagtgggggaaaaaatggaaaaaaatggaaaaaatggagaagaaatggagaagaaatggagaagaaatggagaagaaatggagaagaaatggagaagaaatggagaagaaatggggaaaaaaaagaaaaaaaaatggaaaaaaatgggaaaaaaatggggaaaaaatggggaaaaatggggaaaaaatggaaaaaaatggggaaaaaatggggaaaaaatggggaggggaaagggaaaaaaagggggggaaaaaaggggaaaaaatgggaaaaaatgcgagaaaaatggaaaaaatggaaaaaatggggaaaaaatggggaaaaaatgggggaaaaatgggggaaaaatggggaaaaaatggggaaaaaatggggaaaaaatggggaaaaaatggggaaaaaatggggaaaaaatggggaaaaaatgggggaaaatggggaaaaaatgggggaaaaatgggggaaaaatgggggaaaaatgggaaaaaatgggaaaaaaatgggaaaaaatggggaaaaaaatggggaaaaaatggaaaaaaaatggggaaaaaatggaaaaaaatggagaagaaatggagaagaaatggagaagaaatggagaagaaatggagaagaaatggagaagaaatggagaagaaatggagaagaaatggagaagaaatggagaagaaatggagaagaaatggagaagaaatggagaagaaatggagaagaaatggggggaaaatggggaaaaaatgggaaaaaaatggaaaaaaaatggggaaaaaatggggaaaaaatggggaaaaaatggggaaaaaatgggaaaaaaaatgggaaaaaaatggaaaaaaaatggaaaaaaaatggaaaaaaaatggaaaaaaaatggaaaaaaatggaaaaaaatggaaaaaaatggaaaaaaatggaaaaaaatgggaaaaaatgggaaaaaatgggaaaaaatgggaaaaaaatgggaaaaaaaatgggttaaaatggggaggggaaagggaaaaaaagggggggaaaaaggagaaaaaatgcaaaaaaaatggggaaaaaagggaaaaaatgggaaaaaaacggggaaaaaatcacctcccaaaatccccaaccaTTCCCGAGATTCCTGGAATTGTTCCTGGTCCCTCCcggtccctcccctccccctttccccgcccctcccggtgtcccccggcccctcccccgGTTCTGTCTCAGCCCTCCCGAGGTTGTTCCCTGTTTCCCCCAACCCCTCCCGGTATTTCCCGGTCTCTCCTGATATTCCCCGTTATTTCCCCGGTAATTCCCGGTTCTCaccgctccccccgcagctcTCCCGGCACTCCCGTTATTCCCCGGTTATTCCCCGTAATTCCCGTTATTCCCGGTTCTCACCGGTTCCCCCGCAGCTCTCCCGGCACTCCCGTTATTCCCCGTTATTCCCCCCGGTAATTCCCGTTATTCCCGGTTCTCaccgctccccccgcagctcTCCCGGCACTCCCCGGTCCCTCCCGTTATTCCCCGTTATTCCCTCTGTATTCCCCGGTAATTCCCGGTTCTCACCGGCTCCCCCGCAGCTCTCCCGGCACTCCCGTTATTCCCCGTTATTCCTCCCGGTAATTCCCGTTATTCCCGGTTCTCaccgctccccccgcagctcTCCCGGCACTCCCGTTCGCTCCCGAAGTTGTTCCCGTTATTCCCCGTTATTCCCCCGTTATTCCCCGTTATTCCCGGTTCTCACCGGCTCCCCCGCAGCTCTCCCGGCACTCCCGTTCGCTCCCGAAGTTGTTCCGGTTGCCGCCGCAGCCGCCGAACACGAAACTCTCGCAGCTCCCGGCGGAGGCGTTGAAAAACCAGCGCGGGATGGAGGCGCGGCAGCGGCCGGTGAGCGCCGGTAACCGGCACCGATCTGGGGAAAAAACGGTTAGAGAccctaaaaaattcaaaattcatcCCGAAATTCTGCCCCGGCTCCGGTAACCGGCACCGCTCTGGGGAAAAAACGGttagagaccccaaaaaataaaaaattcatcccaaaaaatctaaaattcaccccaaaaatctatCCTGGCTCCGGTAACCGGCACCGGTCTGCGGGAAAACCGGTTAgagatcccaaaaaataaaaagttcatcccaaaattcagcctGGTTCCGGTAACCGGCACCGGCCTGGGGAAAAAACGGGTTAAAAACCctataaaaaccaaaattcaccccaaaatccagcccaaaattCAGCCCCGGTACCGGTAACCGGCACCGGTCTGCGGGAAAAAACggttaaaaacccaaaaaaacccaaaattcaccccaaaatctatCCCAGCTCCGGTAACCGGCACCGCTCTGCGGGAAACACCGGttagggaccccaaaaaaatccaaaattcatcccaaaaagtctaaaattcacctcaaaattcaGCCCCGGTACCGGTAACCGGCACCGGTCTGCGGGAAATACCGGTtagacaccccaaaaaattaaaaattcacccccaaaatctATCCTGGTTCCGGTAACCGGCACCACTCTGGGGAAAAACCGGTTAGAgagcccaaaaaaatccaaaattcaccccaaaaattctaaaattcacctcaaaattcaGCCCCGGCTCCGGTAACCGGCACCGGTCTGATGGGAACACCCGTTAGAGATCCCAAAAACTAAAAagttcaccccaaaattcagcctgGTTCCGGTAACCGGCACCGGGCTGGGGAAAACACCGGttagggaccccaaaaaaatccaaaattcatcccaaaaagtctaaaattcacctcaaaattcaGCCCCGGTACCGGTAACCGGcactgggctgggagtgggACCCGttagagaccccaaaaaaaccaaaattcaccccaaaaaagccaaaatctactcaaaattcaccccaaaatccgtCCAAAATCCATCCCGGTACCGGTAACCGGCACCGGGCAGGGGGTGGGACCCGttagagaccccaaaaaattcaaaattcaccccaaaatccacccaaaacccccctaaatcccctcctggacccctccccaaaattcaggatccccctccccaaatttcggGACCCCCCTCAAAGTTctggacccccccagacccttccAGGCCGCCCCCCCACACCAACGGGACTCCCCCACTTCCGGTCCCCCCTCCCCTCATTTCCGGTCCCCCCTCCCCTCATTTCCGGTCCCCATCCCCTCGGTACCGGcgagggcggcggggccgctcgggggGTCCTGCCCGGagccccccgggacccccaggagcagcaggagcagcgggAGGAGCCGCCCCGCCGCCATCGCAGGTGTGCGCCCGTGACGTCAGCCAGGTGCGCCGAGGGACACGCCCATCCCGGAACAGGTGCGCCTATCCCCGAACAGGCCGCGCCCACACCGGAAACAGGCCCGTGTCACCATGGAAACAGGCCGCGCCCATACCGGAAACAGGCCCGTGTCACCATGGAAACAGGCCGCGCCCATACTGGAAACAGGCCCGTGTCACCATGGAAACGCGCCGCGCCCATACCGGAAACAGGCCCGTGTCACCATGGAAACACGCCGCGCCCACACCGGAAACAGAACTGTATCACCACGGAAACAGGCCACGCCCATACCGTAAATAAAGCCACGCCCACTCGGAACTGAGACTGTTCGGTGATTGGCCAAGCCCGCTCCGTtaggccacgccccctccgcGGTAACGGCGCTGGTGGTGTAGCTAAGCCACGCCCACTTCATTTGCATGCGAGGCGGGAAATCGCGCTGCtgtggggggggtttggggtttttggggtcggggggatttgggggaattctggagggttttggggtctgaGGGGTTTGAGGAAATTTcgaggggttttggggtctgaggggttttgggggattttggggtctgggggatttgggggattgtGGCGGgatttggggcaattttgggggtatttggggtctgagggggatttggtggattttggggggatttggggggattttggggggttttagggtCTGGGGTATTTTGGCGTCTGAGGGGATTttagggagattttggggtctgggggattttgtAGGAATTTTGGGCCCTGCAGcgttttgaggaattttggggcgGATTTTGGGACTCTCTGGGGGCGTTCCCCATTTAAGCCACGCCCCTTCAAACACCGCCCCCCTAATAGCTATTAATGCATTCCCCGTTTAAGCCACGCCCCCCGCCCCTTAAGCCACGCCCCTTTGTGGCTCTGGAGGCGTCGGGGGCTCTGGGGGAGGATCCCCATTCAAGCCACGCCCCTGCCTCGCCCTTCTAAGCCACGCCCACTCATCATTGACCATAACGTGAACCCGGAATTAAGCCCCGCCCACCAGCCACGCCCTcccaagccccgccccctcgCCCCCTACCCCCGGCGGCCGCCCCGGAGCCGCGTCCCGAGCGATGGCGGCGAACCGGGTGGGGCGGCGGCAGGGCCGGGGGGGGCTCGAaccgggccgggggcggctcGAACCGGGCCGGGGGTCTCCGGGATCGGGGCTCGAACCGGGCCGGAGGTCCCCGGGCCGCAGTCCCGGGGTTCAGCGGCGCTCGGCTCGGGTCACGGTCAAGTACAaccggcaggagctgcagcgGAGGCTGGACACGGAGCAGTGGATCGACGGGAGGCTCGAGGAGCTGTACCGGGGACGGGTACCGGAACCGGCACCGGGATTGGACCGGGAAacggggatggggcaggggaacCGGGATTGgaccagggatggggcaggagaaCCGGGATCGGGGCGGGGAAACCGGGGATGgaccaggagcagggcaggggaccAGGGATGGGGAACCGGGATCGACGGGAGGCTCGAGGAGCTGTACCGGGGATGGGAACCGGAACCGGGACCGGGATTAGATCGGGGAtcggggatggggcaggggaacCGGGATCGGGGCAGGTGATGGGGCAGGAGAACCGGGATCGGAgcggggatggggcaggggaacCGGGATCGGgaccagggatggggcaggagaaCCGGGATCGGAGCGGGGAAACCGGGGATGGGGAACCGGGATCGAAGGGAGGGTCAGGGAGCTGTACCGGGGATGGGTACCGGAACCGGCACCGGGATGGGACCGGGGATcggggatggggcagcagaACCGGGATCGGAgcggggatggggcaggggaacCGGGATCGGAgcggggatggggcaggggaacCGGGATCGGGGCAGGAGAACCGAGGATGGACCAGGAGTAGGGCAGGGGACCGGGGATGGAGAACCGGGATCGACGGGAGGCTCGAGGAGCTGTACCGGGGACGGGTACCGGAACCGGCACCGGGATGGGACCGGGGAtcggggatggggcaggggaacCGGGATCGGAgcggggatggggcaggggaacCGGGATCGGAGCGGGAATGGGGCAGGGGAACCGGGATCGGGGCAGGGAAACcgggaaaggagcaggagaacCGGGGATGGGGAACCGGGATCGACGGGGGGGTCAGGGAGCTGTACCGGGGATGGGAACCGGAACCGGCACCGGGATGGGACCGGGGAtcggggatggggcaggggaacCGGGATCGGAGCGGGTAAACCGGGGATGGGGAACTGGGATCGAAGGGGGGGTCAGGGAGCTGTACCGGGGACGGGGACCGGAACCGGCACCGGGATTGGACCGGGGATcggggatggggcagcagaACCGGGATCGGAgcggggatggggcaggggaacCGGGATCGGAGCGGGGAAACCGGGGATGgaccaggagcagggcagaggacCGAGGATGGGGAACCGGGATCGACAGGGGTGTCAGGGAGCTGTACCGGGGACGGGTACCGGAACCGGCACCGGGATCGGGGATCGGAACCGGGAATGGAGCGGGAACAGGGCATGGGAATCGGGGGAGGACCgaggatggggcaggggaaCCAGGAACGGGACCGGGATGGAAAAGGAGcgggagcggggatggaggCTCGGGAAGTTCTGCCGGGGAtggaccgggaccgggaccgggaccaggaccaggaccgGGACCGGGATGAGGATGGGGGTGGGTCCGGGGGACCAGGATCGGGACCGGGACTGGGAAATGGACCGGGACTGAACTGGGACCGGGACTGAACTGGGACCGGGACCGGGGACCAGGacagggaacaagggacagaaCCGGGAACGGGACCGGGAGAGGGaccagggatggggacgggaaccgggacaggaacagggaccgAGCCACGGAACCGGGAATGGGACCGGaaatgggactgggagagggACCAAAAACAAAATCAGGGGATTGGGATCGGGACCGGGACCAGGGACCGGGGACAGGATCGGGATCGGGACCAGGAACGGGACGGGAATGGCACCAGAAAGGGAACGGGAACTGGAccgggaatgggaactgggCCAGGACCGGGACCAAGATGGGGACCGGAAAAGGGACCACAaggaacagggaatgggacCGGGACCAGTaacgggaccgggaccgggactgggaagggactgggacaggatgagagggaCTGGGGCCGAGATGGGGACTGGGAACAGAACCGGGACCGGGATGGGGACCCGGACCAGAAGAaggaacagggaatgggaacaggaactgggaatgggaccaGAACCGGGACTGAGATGGGGACCAGGACCAGGAgaaggaacaggaacagggaatgggaacaggaatgggactgggaacagaaccgggacagggatgggactgggaccaGGAAcgggactgggatgggactgggaccaGGAAcgggactgggatgggactgggaccaGAACcgggactgggatgggactgggaccaggaatgggactgggaacaggACCGGGACCAGaactgggacagggaccgggAGAAGGAAcaaggaatgggaacaggaacaggaatgggacTGGAAATGGGACCAGGAATGAGACTGGGAACAGGACCAGGACCAGAAccgggacagggatggggaccagGACCAAGAGAaggaacagggaatgggactgggaacaggAACGGGACTGGGAACAGGACCAGGACCAGAACcgggactgggatggggaccCGGACCAGGAGAaggaacagggaatgggatcGGGAACGGGACTGGGaacaggaccaggaccaggaccagaaccgggaccgggaccagGAGAAGGAACAGGAACGGGACTGGGAACAGGACCAGGACCAGAAccgggacagggatggggaccagGAGAAGGAACATGGAATGGGATCGGCAACGGGACTGGGACCAGGACCGGGACTGGGAACTGGACCAGGACCAGAACCGGGACTGAGATGGGAACCAGGACCAGGAGAAAGAacagggaatgggactgggaacgGGACTGGGACCAGAaccgggactgggactgggatggggaccGGGAACGGGACTGGGACCAGGACCGGGACCAGAACTGGGACTGAGATGGGGACCCGGACCAGGAGaaggaacagggaaagggaTCGGGAACGGGACTGGGACCGGGAACAGGACCAGAAccgggacagggatggggacctGGACCAGGACCAGAaggaacagggaatgggaacaggaacgGGACTGGGACCAGAACcgggactgggatgggactgggaccaggaatgggactgggaacaggACCAGAACcggaacagggatggggacctgggccaggagaaggaaaagggactgggaccAGAACCgagactgggatgggactgggaccaGGAACGGGACTGGGAACAGGACCGGGACCAgaactgggacagggatggggaccagGACCAGAaggaacagggaatgggacCGGGAACGggaccaggacagggatgggactgggactgggctgggactgagatgaactgggatgggactgggactgggagcagaactgggactgggatgggacctTGAGAAGGAACAGGGACTGGGAACGGGACTGGGACCGGGAATGggaccaggacagggatggggaccaggagaaggaatggggactgggaacgggactgggactggaatgggactgggagggactggaaacagaactggggggactgggatgaattgggaaggactgggaagaactgggatggactgggagggactgggagggactgggatggactgggatggactgggatggactgggatggaactgggatggactgggatggactgggatggaactgggaaggactgggagggactgggatggactgggatggactgggatgaactgggatggaactgggatgggactgggaagaactgggaaaaactgggatgggactggaatggactgggatgaactgggatgaactgggatgaactgggatgaactgggatggaactggaaCCAATCCCGAGGGTCCCATTTGGGaccttcccctccccccaccgTGGGAACGGAGCGAGGCcggagggtgggggaggggcggggggggaggggcggggctggggacacccagggggggttggggacacccggagggatttggggacattgggggggggggggttgggagaaaattcgggatttttaggggaaatttgggatttttagggggaaaatttgggattttttttgggggaaattcgggtttttttggggggggatttgggattttttgggggaaatttgggattttttaggggaaagAACTGGGATTTCTTTAgaggagatttgggattttttgggggagatttgggattttttatggatgaaatttgagattttggggaggaaatttgggattttttcagaggaaatttaggatttttaatggattaaatttaggatttttagaggaaaattcaggatttttttggaggaaattcaaaaatttttttatggatgaaatttgagatttttttatggatggaatttgagatttttggggaggaaattCGGGACTTTTGGggatgaaatttgggatttttttagggatgaaatttgggatttttggggggaaaatttgggattttttaatggattaaatttgagatttttagggatgaaatttgggatatttgggatttttggggtgaaatttgggatttttggggatgaaatttgggatttttgggaggaaatttgggatttttgggaggaaatttgggatttttttaagggaaaattgggattttttagtgtgaaaatttgggatttttttatggatgaaatttgggatttttgggatgaaatttgagatttttggagaggaaattcgggatttttggggtgaaatttgggattttttatggatgaaatttgtgatttttggggaagaaatttgagatttttggggatgagatttgggattttaattGATTAAATTCGGGATTTTTTATggatgaaatttgggatttttagggatgaaatttgggatttttggggtgaaatttgggattttttttaagggaaaattgggattttttagtgtgaaaatttgggattttttaagggaaatttgggattttaatggattaaatttgagatttttagggatgaaatttgggatttttgggggtgaaatttgggatttttaggggaaaattcaggatttttggggggaaaattcgggattttttatggatgaaatttgggatttttggggtgaaatttgggatttttagggataaaattcgggattttttaaggatgaaatttgggatttttggggtgaaatttgggatttttgtggtgaaattttgaatttttctgacCCCAGGAAGGTGAAATCCCGGCCGAGGTTTGCATTgatgagctgcaggagctgggaacgGACGAGGAGCGAAGGGAAAAACTCCAGGTGGGACTGGGGGgtcccaaagtgtccccaaagggTCCCCAAagggtccccaaatcctcctgagtgtccccaaaaaaatcccaaatcccctccccaaaaatcccaaatttcccctaaaaaatcccgaatttccacataaaaaaatctcaattttccacattaaaaatctcaatttcttccccaaaaaaatcccaaatttcccccctaaaaatcccaaattttcacataaaaatcccaaattttcccctaaaaatctcaattttccacattaaaaatcccaatttctggcccccaaaatcccaaatttccccccaaaaaatcccaattttttcctctaaaaatcccaaatttttcccctcaaaaatcccaaattttcacattaaaaatcccgattttccccccaaaaaatcccaaattttccccccaaaaatctcaaatctcctccattaaaaaatcccaaatttcctccctaaaaatcccaaatttcctccctaaaaatcccaaatttccacataaaaaaatcccgatttttcccccaaaaaatcccaaatctcctccataaaaaaatcccaaagtgcCCCCAAATGAATGGGAATTGATCTGAATTAaatgattttaattaattttaattggttttaattaattttaattaattttaattttaattaattttaatgaattcCCCCAGAGCATCCTGAGCTCCTGCACCGCCGACACCCAGgtgagaaaaaggggaaaaaaatgggaattttttgggagttttggggattttttgggagtttttatttttttattttttttattttgggggaggaatttttggggttttttggaaattttttgggaatttttcagggctttattttgatttttgggggatttttttagggtttatttttatttttttgggatttttggggggttttttgggagattgtttgggatttttcagggattttttaaaattatttttggggattttttggggattttttttgattttttagggcatttttggggatttttaaaatatttttttgggattttttgggggatttttgggggcattcttttgggattttttgggattttctttttatttttggggagattttttgggaattatttggggttttgggggggatttttttagagtttttttgtgtggagttggggcttttttaggattttttggggtttttttaaggtggttttttttaattttgggaggattttttttgggattttttggatttttggggggaatttttgggatattttcagcgatttttttggggtttttttgagaatttttttttggttttttttaggttttgaggttgaattttaattttttaaatttttttgtggggggatTTTGTTAGGAAttatttgagggattttttaggggatttattttatttttaattttattgttgggattattttgggaattattttgtgggggaatatatatattatttttccagtttttgggatttttttggggttttttggggggaagaattttactttttttacttttttggaggggattttggggttttttttcggggttttttggggggaattttaaatttttttcccatttttggggcatgtttggggatttttttgtgttttttttcagggataattttatttttttaaaaactcttttggggggattttctgggatttttttgggggagaattttttattttattcctattttgggaggatattttggggacttttttgaggtttttttcaggtaaaattttattcttttaaaaactttttgggggattttctggggtttttttcggggagattttttttttttaactttttttggagaggatttttggggattttttttcaggactttttttggggaaattctttttttttccccatttttggggtcatttttttgggattttttttcaggaaataattttattttttttaaacttttgggggcattttctgggatttttgggggggaatttttaattttattcctattttgGGGGCATGTTTGGGgacttgtttatttttattttcaggaagagttttatttttttaaaactttttgggggggatttttttcgggggaaacttttaatttttttcccattcttggggggatttttgggggagttttttgccttttttttccagaataattttattttttaaacttttttagggggattttctgctttttaatccgaatttttttttctttggtattttttatttttggggttttttttttgggctcccctccccctcccctcccctcccccaccctcgGCTCCGTCCGggctttaaaaggaaaaaaaattcgGGAGCGAAAATTCCggaaatgggggaggggagggaggggggggaggggcggggccctCCCAGGGCattggggggggaggggaattaattaaaaattaaattaattaacgatttaattaatgaaataattgaaattttcCCGCAGGAAttcatccagcagctcctggagcagctccggGGGCTCCCCaagagacccccccaaaaatcggGGGAGCCGCCgtgacccccaaaaaaaaattaaaattaaaattaaaaaataaaaaattaaaatttgaggGAGGAgaacccaaaaatttggggtgaaatctcCAAAAATTTGGGGGCAAATCgccaaaaaatttaatttttttgtggttttttttttttgttacctcCCCTCCCCAagtgaaagaataaaatttgtgtgagagaagggaaaagtttggagggaaaaataaaaaaaaataaaattttggggggtttggggatttcttggggttttttttggatattttggggacatttttggggaaattcgggatattttgagattttttttggatatttggggggattttgtgacattttgggACATTTAAGGACATTTggagggatat
This Catharus ustulatus isolate bCatUst1 chromosome 34, bCatUst1.pri.v2, whole genome shotgun sequence DNA region includes the following protein-coding sequences:
- the LOC117009625 gene encoding kunitz-type serine protease inhibitor 4-like; the encoded protein is MAAGRLLPLLLLLLGVPGGSGQDPPSGPAALADRCRLPALTGRCRASIPRWFFNASAGSCESFVFGGCGGNRNNFGSERECRESCGGAAASSPAPTNSTPEHCSAPPVPGLCRAAFPCWCLYLI
- the LOC117009627 gene encoding protein phosphatase 1 regulatory subunit 14A-like, whose protein sequence is MAANRVGRRQGRGGLEPGRGRLEPGRGSPGSGLEPGRRSPGRSPGVQRRSARVTVKYNRQELQRRLDTEQWIDGRLEELYRGREGEIPAEVCIDELQELGTDEERREKLQSILSSCTADTQEFIQQLLEQLRGLPKRPPQKSGEPP